A stretch of the Agelaius phoeniceus isolate bAgePho1 chromosome 1, bAgePho1.hap1, whole genome shotgun sequence genome encodes the following:
- the COLEC12 gene encoding collectin-12, whose amino-acid sequence MKDDFAEEEEVQSFGYKRFGIQEGSQCTKCKNNWALKFSIILLYILCALLTITVAILGYKVVEKMDNVTGGLETSHRRYTEKLTEVESDLKKLDDQAGQKALNTNTELSSFRSDILALRQQLHDIAEKTSRNKDTLEKLQESGNLLDDRQNQMKSALDSNTFTIISVNKTLQAYTGYINNLQQDTSNIQANLQSQEHSHNVVIMSLNNLNLTQIQQRNLISVLQKSMEDTSSAVLRIKNDFQNLQQVVLQARKDTDWLKEKVHNLQALAANNSAMAKANNDTLEDMNSQLSSFSGQMENITTIAQANEQSLKDLQEQHKGDENRTAAKFTNLEERFQVFETDIVNIISNISYTAHHLRTLTSNLNEVRTTCTDTLSKHSDELIFMNSTLANIRIDSASLKVQQDLMRSRLDVEVANLSVIMEEMKLVDSKHGQLIKNFTILQGPPGPRGPKGDRGPQGPLGPAGLKGQKGEKGEPGPPGPAGEKGPPGPAGPPGEKGGKGSRGSPGSKGQRGSPGKTGLPGPNGDPGPPGPPGKDGPPGPQGPPGFQGLQGTVGSPGLPGPRGITGLPGVPGLPGPKGPPGPPGPPGPGMPMALQSQPTPVPEANGCFPRWKNYTEKCYYFSTEREIFEDAKLFCEEKESRLVIINDKEEQQWIKRQIIGKGSFWIGLTDIEKENEWRWLDGSLPVYTNWKPGQPDNWDHDHGPGEDCAGLIYAGLWNDFYCEDVNNFICEKDMDKGQLLGV is encoded by the exons GTATTCAGGAGGGGAGCCAATGTACCAAGTGTAAAAATAACTGGGCACTGAAGTTCTCCATCATCTTATTATACATTTTATGTGCCCTGTTAACAATCACAGTAGCCATTCTGGGATACAAAG TTGTAGAAAAAATGGACAATGTGACAGGTGGCCTGGAAACATCCCACAGAAGATACACAGAAAAGCTCACAGAAGTGGAGAGTGATCTGAAGAAATTAG ATGACCAAGCTGGACAAAAAGCCTTGAATACTAACACTGAACTGTCCAGCTTCAGATCTGACATTCTGGCTCTTCGTCAGCAACTTCATGACATTGCAGAGAAAACTAGCAGAAACAAAGACACACTGGAGAAGCTGCAAGAGTCTGGAAATTTATTAGATGATAGGCAGAACCAAATGAAAAGTGCCTTAGATAGTAACACTTTCACGATCATCAGTGTCAATAAGACTCTTCAGGCATATACTGGCTATATCAACAATCTCCAACAAGACACAAGTAATATACAAGCAAACCTGCAAAGCCAAGAGCATTCTCACAATGTGGTCATCATGAGCCTTAACAACTTAAATCTGACTCAAATACAGCAAAGAAATCTTATCAGTGTCTTACAGAAGTCGATGGAAGATACAAGCTCGGCTGTTCTAAGAATCAAGAATGACTTTCAAAATCTGCAGCAGGTTGTCCTTCAGGCCCGGAAGGACACTGACTGGCTTAAGGAGAAAGTACACAATTTACAGGCCTTGGCTGCCAACAACTCAGCAATGGCAAAAGCCAACAATGATACACTTGAAGACATGAACAGTCAGCTCAGCTCTTTCAGTGGGCAGATGGAGAACATCACCACAATTGCCCAAGCCAACGAACAAAGTCTAAAGGATCTCCAGGAACAGCATAAAGGAGATGAAAACAGAACTGCTGCCAAATTCACCAATCTAGAAGAAAGGTTCCAGGTCTTTGAAACTGATATAGTCAATATCATCAGCAACATCAGCTACACTGCTCATCACCTACGGACACTGACAAGCAATCTCAATGAGGTCAGGACAACTTGTACAGACACCTTAAGTAAACACTCGGATGAGTTGATTTTTATGAACAGCACACTAGCCAATATTCGCATAGACTCTGCATCTCTCAAGGTGCAACAGGATTTGATGAGGTCAAGGTTAGATGTTGAAGTTGCCAATTTGTCAGTGATCATGGAAGAAATGAAGCTGGTGGATTCCAAACATGGCCAGCTCATCAAGAACTTCACTATCCTACAAG GCCCTCCTGGTCCAAGGGGACCTAAAGGTGACAGAGGCCCTCAAGGTCCTCTTGGCCCCGCTGGCCTAAAAGGacaaaaaggagagaaaggagagccTGGACCACCTGGACCTGCAGGTGAGAAGGGCCCACCTGGGCCAGCCGGGCcaccaggagaaaaaggagggaaaggttCAAGAGGATCGCCTGGTTCCAAAGGTCAGAGAGGTTCTCCTGGCAAGACTGGTCTGCCTGGACCAAATGGAGacccagggccaccagggccaccaggcaAGGACGGTCCACCAGGGCCTCAAGGCCCACCTGGATTTCAAGGCCTGCAAGGAACAGTGGGAAGCCCAGGGTTACCAGGACCACGAGGAATAACTGGGCTCCCTGGggtccctgggctgcctggtCCAAAAGGCCCACCTGGCCCACCGGGGCCGCCAGGCCCAGGGATGCCAATGGCACTACAGAGTCAGCCTACGCCCGTGCCCGAGGCTAATG GTTGTTTCCCCCGTTGGAAGAACTATACAGAAAAGTGCTACTACTTTTCAACTGAAAGAGAAATTTTTGAAGATGCAAAGTTATTCTGTGAAGAGAAAGAATCACGCTTGGTTATCATCAACGACAAAGAGGAGCAG CAATGGATAAAAAGGCAGATTATTGGGAAAGGCAGCTTCTGGATTGGACTAACAGATATAGAGAAGGAAAATGAATGGAGATGGTTGGATGGATCCTTACCAGTTTACAC GAACTGGAAACCTGGGCAGCCTGATAACTGGGATCACGATCACGGGCCAGGGGAAGATTGTGCTGGGTTGATCTATGCTGGGCTCTGGAATGACTTCTACTGTGAAGATGTTAACAATTTCATTTGTGAAAAAGACATGGACAAAG GGCAACTTCTTGGAGTGTAA